One Spinacia oleracea cultivar Varoflay chromosome 4, BTI_SOV_V1, whole genome shotgun sequence DNA segment encodes these proteins:
- the LOC130471640 gene encoding uncharacterized protein: MSGDVSDGDTNTLKRSVPAKVMRYFPLIPRLKRIYMSSETAEEMRWHDTERLGEHDKKILRHPSDALAWKAFDERHSDFALDPRSVRLGLASDGFNPYRLMNTSYSTWPVMLIPYNLPPWLCMKPSSFILSTLIPGKTSPGIDIDVYLQLLVHELKLLWTGVEAFDAFGREKFNLRAALLWTINDFPAYSMLSGLSTKGYNACPVCIDFTPSDRFGSKICYCMYRKWLPADHPYRAQGSMFCEKFGTNEWGEAPSRPSGTDILREQEKVEYVYGNSKAPQKKRGRQRGHNDNNNNNDVQDENAYGNDKSRDSRDDRVALKHWRIKPHLWLETNHNGSEYMPPASYSMSTEEKERFLNVLQKLKVPDGYGSNLSSCVNMKQRKLINLKSHDNHVLMQDILPVALRASNATKVIDLLARLSSFFKKLCSTSIDLDDLDGLQDGNILTLCELEKEFLPSFFTIMVHLLIHLVEEVKLGGPVQYRWMYPIERYLSHLKSHVTNKAQPEGSIAEGFLLEETIRFCSRYLQGVKTIFNIPKRMDDDIPNPNDYLFNSGGRVIGKEVSVRLDDKTLKQAHRYVLLHCDEIKGELDEFLTEKRQMNLRNSVTESDESNWIINEFGGWLQNKVHCIDVTTEDGKLRRALAGGLNYYGRKLKGFMINGYKFLSTDRDCRLLTQSSGIMVEADGEEYYGKVIDIYELNYYGDYKVVLFRCDWVDIYRGVRAYPNGGVCVNFSKLMHSGRLLQDDPFVFSSQAKQVFYIEDEIQKGWWHVVKNKPRDLFDLGDSLPVEEEGGAD; the protein is encoded by the exons ATGAGTGGCGATGTAAGTGATGGAGATACAAATACATTGAAGAGAAGTGTGCCAGCTAAGGTAATGCGATATTTTCCTCTTATCCCGAGGCTAAAAAGAATCTACATGTCATCAGAAACAGCGGAAGAGATGAGATGGCATGATACAGAGAGATTGGGTGAACATGATAAGAAGATTTTGAGGCATCCATCAGATGCCTTAGCTTGGAAAGCATTTGATGAGCGTCATAGCGATTTTGCATTAGACCCTCGCAGTGTTCGATTAGGTCTTGCGAGTGATGGGTTTAATCCTTATCGTTTAATGAACACCTCTTATAGTACGTGGCCGGTGATGTTGATTCCTTATAACCTTCCACCATGGTTATGTATGAAACCATCTTCTTTCATTTTATCCACACTTATTCCCGGAAAAACAAGTCCCGGAATTGATATTGACGTGTATCTGCAACTGTTAGTGCATgaattgaaattgttgtggacgGGGGTTGAAGCTTTTGATGCTTTTGGTAGAGAGAAATTTAATTTGCGAGCGGCTTTGCTTTGGACTATTAATGACTTTCCTGCCTATTCAATGCTTTCTGGTTTGAGCACAAAAGGTTACAATGCATGTCCAGTATGCATAGATTTCACGCCTTCTGATAGATTTGGGAGCAAGATATGTTATTGTATGTATAGAAAATGGTTACCCGCAGATCACCCATATCGAGCTCAAGGTTCCATGTTTTGTGAGAAGTTCGGAACTAACGAGTGGGGTGAAGCTCCATCTCGTCCTAGCGGGACTGATATattgagggaacaagaaaagGTCGAGTATGTTTATGGAAATTCGAAGGcaccacaaaaaaaaagaggtaGACAAAGAGGTCATAatgataacaataataacaatgatGTCCAAGATGAAAATGCTTATG GTAATGATAAGAGTAGAGATAGTAGGGATGATCGAGTAGCCCTTAAACATTGGAGGATAAAGCCTCACCTTTGGCTTGAGACCAATCATAATGGAAGCGAATACATGCCTCCGGCTTCTTATTCTATGTCTACGGAGGAGAAAGAGAGGTTCTTAAATGTTTTGCAGAAACTTAAAGTTCCGGATGGATATGGATCCAACCTTTCTAGTTGTGTGAATATGAAGCAAAGGAAGTTGATTAACCTCAAGAGTCATGACAACCATGTTCTAATGCAAGATATCCTCCCCGTCGCCTTAAGAGCTTCTAATGCTACAAAGGTGATTGACTTGTTGGCTAGATTATCTTCGTTTTTCAAGAAGTTGTGCTCCACCAGTATTGATCTAGATGATTTAGATGGTCTTCAAGATGGAAATATTTTAACTCTTTGTGAGTTGGAAAAGGAGTTTCTGCCTTCATTTTTTACAATCATGGTCCATTTGTTGATTCACTTAGTGGAGGAGGTTAAACTTGGTGGACCAGTGCAATACAGATGGATGTATCCCATTGAAAG GTACTTGTCCCATTTGAAATCACATGTAACCAATAAAGCCCAACCTGAAGGATCTATTGCGGAAGGCTTCCTTTTAGAGGAGACAATTAGGTTTTGTTCGAGATATCTTCAAGGTGTTAAGACTATCTTCAACATACCTAAAAGGATGGATGATGACATTCCAAATCCCAATGATTACTTGTTTAATTCTGGTGGTCGAGTTATTGGGAAGGAGGTTAGCGTTCGCCTTGATGACAAAACCTTAAAGCAAGCTCATCGCTACGTTTTACTTCATTGTGATGAGATTAAAGGGGAATTAGA TGAATTTTTAACGGAGAAGCGTCAAATGAACTTACGAAATTCTGTCACGGAGAGTGATGAAAGTAATTGGATCATCAATGAATTTGGAGGGTGGCTGCAAAATAAG GTACATTGCATAGATGTAACCACCGAAGATGGAAAACTAAGAAGAGCGTTGGCGGGTGGTTTGAATTATTATGgtagaaaattaaaaggattcatGATCAATGGTTATAAGTTCCTTTCCACGGATCGCGATTGTCGTCTTTTGACACAAAGTTCTGGAATTATGGTTGAAGCGGATGGAGAGGAGTACTATGGAAAAGTGATagatatttatgaattaaattacTATGGAGATTATAAAGTTGTATTGTTTCGTTGTGATTGGGTAGACATTTATAGGGGTGTAAGAGCCTATCCAAATGGAGGAGTATGTGTCAATTTTTCTAAATTGATGCATAGCGGGCGATTATTGCAAGATGATCCATTTGTATTCTCATCTCAAGCAAAACAAGTTTTTTACATAGAAGATGAGATACAAAAAGGGTGGTGGCATGTTGTTAAGAATAAGCCTAGAGACTTGTTTGATTTAGGTGATTCTTTACCGGTAGAGGAAGAGGGTGGAGCCGATTGA